The Alistipes finegoldii DSM 17242 DNA segment AAAACAACGGTCCGCACCGCAATTCGTCGAAATAAGAGGTGCGTATTTTCGGAAATTTGCTATATTTGTGAGCATTTTACTGCAGAAACGTGAGATTAATGAACAAACAAACGCTTTTCGTCTCCCTGACCGCGGCCGTCTTGTTGTGTGCCTGCCAGTCGTCGAAGGTGAAGATTTCAGGCCGCATCGTCGGCAACGACGCCAAAAATGTTTACTTGGAGCAGGTGTCTCCCCTGTCGCAGTCGGTCATCGACTCGGCCGTGCTCGACAAGGAGGGTAATTACCGTTTCGAGCTGAAGGGCGTGACCCGGACGCCTTCGCTTTACAATATAATTTACAACGGCGAACGTATTCCGCTCTTTCTGGCGGGCGGCGACCGCTTGTCCGTGAATTCCGTGGGCAGTTTCATCCGCAACTATACGGTCGAAGGGTCGAAGGAGACCGAGCTGCTGCGGCAGTTCTATCAGGCTTTCGTCGGCGGCGCCCAGCGGCTCGACAACATCGCCGGCCAGTTCGCCCGGACGAACCTCTCCGAGGAGGAGCGCAAGGCGCTGGTGAAGGAGTATACCGACGAATACTACCGCATCCGCCGCGAACAGCTGCGCTTCATCATCGAAAACAAGTCTTCGCTGGCGGCGGTTTATGCCCTGTACCAGCGGTTGCCGGGCGACACCTATCTGTTCAACGGTGACAGCGACGTGGTTTATTACCGCACGGTGGCTGAAGCGCTCGAACAATCCTATCCCGATTCGCCTTACCTGCAGTCGCTGCTGGCCGAGATTACGCGCATGGACGCCCGCATCAGCCTGACGTCGCGCATCTCCGAAGCGGGGTATCCCGATCTGGAACTCTCGGACATTTACGGCAAGAAGGTGCGGCTCTCGTCGCTGACGGGCAAGGTCGTGCTGCTGGACTTCTGGTCGGCCGAACTGGGCAACAGCAATACGCTCAATGCCGAGCTGAAGGAGGTCTACAAGAAATACGCCGACGCTCCGACGCCGTTCGAGGTCTATCAGGTGGCCGTCGATTCGTCGAAACCCCTTTGGATCACCGCCGTGCAGGAGCAGCAGCTGCCTTGGATCTCGGTGAGCGATCTGCGCGGTCAGGCTTCGACGGCGCCCCGGCTCTACAACGTGCAGAAACTTCCGGCCAATTTCCTGATCGACCGGGAGGGCACGATCGTGGCCAAGGATATTTACGGCAAGAGTCTTGAGCGGAAGCTCGACGAACTGACGAAATAGGGCGTGTCCGAATCCCGGATGCTTTCCGGCTGCGCTCGGACAAACCTCGGAAAATGCGGCGTTTTGCCGTGCGAGTCCCCGGCAACGGGGATTCGGTCAATTGTTTAGAACGATTTATGAACCATTATTTCGCATCCGACATCCATCTGGGCGCAGGCGGCGAGGCGTTCGCCGGGGAAACCGAACGCCGTTTCGTGGCTTGGCTCGACGATGCGGCGAAGGATGCGGAGTCGATATTTCTGGTCGGCGACCTTTTCGACTTCTGGTTCGAATACCGCGAGGTCGTGCCGAAGGGCTTCGTGCGGACGCTGGGCAAGCTGGCCGAGCTGACCGACCGGGGCGTGCGGGTCGTCTTTTTTACCGGAAACCATGATATGTGGGTCGGCGACTACCTCGCCCGCGAATGCGGCGTCGAAGTCTACACTTCGCCGCAGCGGTTCTGCCTGAACGGCAAACATCTCTTTATCGCCCACGGCGACAACATGAAGATCGACGGACAGCCGGTGCTCAAACTGCTCAACACCGTATTCCGTTCGCGGACGCTGCGCTGGCTCTTTTCGTGGCTGCTGCATCCCGACTGGGCGATGCGTTTCGGCCATTGGTGGAGCGGCAAGTCGCGCAAGTCGCACGCCGCCGACACCCTCGACGTCTCGCTTACCGAGCCGCTGATCCAATACGCCCGCGAATATGCCGCCATGCACGATGTCGATCATTTCGTTTTCGGGCATATGCACTTCCCGCGCGACTTCCGCGAAGGGAATCTGCATGTGATAAACCTCGGCTGCTGGGAACAGTATCCCTCTTATGCCGTTTTGGACGCGTCGGGCGAACTGACGCTGAGAAGGCTCGAAGCGTTCCGTTAGTGCGGGGGCGCGGGGCGGCCCGCTGCTCCGCGCGGAAGAAATGTCTATTTGAGCGGAAAAAATGTCTATTAAAGAAGAACGATGAAACAATA contains these protein-coding regions:
- a CDS encoding TlpA disulfide reductase family protein, whose translation is MNKQTLFVSLTAAVLLCACQSSKVKISGRIVGNDAKNVYLEQVSPLSQSVIDSAVLDKEGNYRFELKGVTRTPSLYNIIYNGERIPLFLAGGDRLSVNSVGSFIRNYTVEGSKETELLRQFYQAFVGGAQRLDNIAGQFARTNLSEEERKALVKEYTDEYYRIRREQLRFIIENKSSLAAVYALYQRLPGDTYLFNGDSDVVYYRTVAEALEQSYPDSPYLQSLLAEITRMDARISLTSRISEAGYPDLELSDIYGKKVRLSSLTGKVVLLDFWSAELGNSNTLNAELKEVYKKYADAPTPFEVYQVAVDSSKPLWITAVQEQQLPWISVSDLRGQASTAPRLYNVQKLPANFLIDREGTIVAKDIYGKSLERKLDELTK
- a CDS encoding UDP-2,3-diacylglucosamine diphosphatase, which translates into the protein MRRFAVRVPGNGDSVNCLERFMNHYFASDIHLGAGGEAFAGETERRFVAWLDDAAKDAESIFLVGDLFDFWFEYREVVPKGFVRTLGKLAELTDRGVRVVFFTGNHDMWVGDYLARECGVEVYTSPQRFCLNGKHLFIAHGDNMKIDGQPVLKLLNTVFRSRTLRWLFSWLLHPDWAMRFGHWWSGKSRKSHAADTLDVSLTEPLIQYAREYAAMHDVDHFVFGHMHFPRDFREGNLHVINLGCWEQYPSYAVLDASGELTLRRLEAFR